GTCCCTCCCGGGCGACGCCGGGCCCGACGACTCGACCACCGCCTCGATCCCGCCCGGGAAACACCGCGCCGGACATCGCCCGTGCCCCTGGCCTGACGCCCGCCGGAACCCCATGCCGACGCCCGCCCGAACTCCGGACCGGCACCGGATTCGGACAACCGGTCACACAGGTGCGGAGCGACGCGACACGAACGGTGGGTGGGACCCTGAGCCGGGCGAACGGCTGGTTAGTGTGGCGGGGTGGCCCACACCGTTACGCCGACACGGCGATCCCGCCGCCGATCGGCGATCCCCACCGCCGAGCACCCGGTCAGCAGGCTCCGGCTGGACAACGGACTGCGGGTGGTGCTGGCACCCGACCGGACCAGCGGGGTGGTCGGCGTGGCCGTCCACTACGACGTCGGCTTCCGGTCGGAGCCCGAGGGCCGCACCGGGTTCGCCCACCTCTTCGAGCACCTGATGTTCCAGGGCAGCGAGTCGCTGCCCAAACTCGAGCACTTCCGGCTGGTGCAGTCCTCGGGCGGCATCTTCAACGGCTCCACCCACACCGACTACACCGACTACTTCGAGGTGCTGCCCGCCGCGGCCCTGGAACGCGGTCTGTTCCTCGAGGCCGACCGGATGCGCGCACCGCGGATCACCGCCGAGAACCTGGCCAACCAGGTCGACGTGGTCAGCGAGGAGATCCGGCTGAACGTGCTGAACCGGCCGTACGGCGGGTTCTCCTGGATCTACCTGCCGCCGTTGCTGTTCTCCACGTTCGCCAACGCGCACAACGGGTACGGCGATTTCGTCGATCTGCAGGCCGCCACCGTCGCGGACTGCGCCGACTTCTTCGAGAAGTACTACACACCGGCCAACGCGGTGCTCACGGTGTGCGGTGACTTCGATCCGGACGAGGCCGCGGACCTGGTGCAGCAACATTTCTCGGACGTGCCGTACCGCCCGGCCCCGGTCCGGCCGTCCTTCGACGAGCCGGTACCGGACGGTGTGATCAAGGGGCAGCACCCGGATCCGCTCGCGCCGCTCCCGGCCTTCGCCGTGGGCTGGCGGCTGCCGGACCCGGTGGCCGATCTCGACTCCTACCTGGCGACAGTCCTTCTGGGACAGCTGCTCTCGGACGGCGAGTCGTCCCGGCTGCAGTCCACCGTGGTGGCCGAGGCCGGCCTGGCGACCGAGATCTGGTCCGGTCCGGGGCTGATGGGCGGCCCGTTCGACGCCCGTGATCCCGACATCTTCGTGCTCGGCGCCCTGCACCCGGCCGAGGTCGACGGGGAGACGGTGCGCGAGGCGGCCTACGAGCAGCTCGCCGCGGTGGCCCAGGACGGGCCGACCGAGGAGGAGATGACCAGTGCGGTGGCCCGATTCTCGGCCGGCCACTTCCGGGAGAGCGACTCGATCTCGGCGCGTACCCGGTCGCTCGGCTCGTTCGAGCTGCTGCACGGCCGCGCCGAACTGCTCAACGAGATCCCGGCGATGATCGCCGCCCTCCCGCCGGAGGCCATCCGGGACGCGGCCGCGCACCTGGACCCGGGTCGCTGCGCGATCCTCGAGGTCATCCCGGGAGCTGACCGCTGATGCCGCCCCGTTCCCGCACCCCGCGGACCCGCACCCCGAAGCCCGGATCCCGTTCCGCCGAGCAGATCGCGGTGACCGCCACCGGGCCGCGCCCGGTCCCGGCCTTGCGCACCACGCCCACCCGGCGCCCCCCGGCCTACCGCACCGCGGTGCTGGACAACGGTCTGCAGGTGCTCGCCGTCCGGAAGCCGGGTACACCGCTGGCCGAGCTCCGGCTGCGGGTGCCGTTCGGCAACCGCACGCACGTGCAGGCCGCACGGGCAGAGCTGCTCGCCGCCACGCTGCTGCTCGGCACCGGCAGCCGATCCCGGGAACGGGTCGACGCGGATCTGGCCACGGTCGGCGGCCATCTGGGCACCGGGCTGGACCCGCAGCGGCTGGTCATCTCCGGATCCGTGCTGGCGCCGGGTCTGCCGCTGCTGCTGGACGTCCTGGCCGATTCGCTGACAGATCCCGCCTTCCACAAACGGGACGTGGCCGGCGAGCGCGAACGACTGCTGGAGCATCTCGCGGTCTCCGGCTCGCAGCCGTCGGTGGTCGCCCGGATGCTGTTGCAGGAGCGGCGTTTCGGCGATCACCCGGCGGCCTGGGACATGCCCGACCCGCAACTGGTCGCCGCGCTCACCCCGGCCGCGGTCCGGGAGCGGCACCGCAACGGCGTGGTCCCGCGTGGTTCGATCCTGGTGCTCGTCGGGGACCTCTCCCCGGCGAAGGCCATCGAGCAGGCGGCGACCGCGTTGGCCGGCTGGACCTCCCGGGGCACCGCCCGGCCGCTCACCACGCCGCCGTGGATCGATGCCGGCCCGGTTCAGCTGCACCACCGCGAGAATGCGGTGCAGACCCAGATCCGGTTGACCGCACCGGCGGTGCCGCGGACCGATCCCGGCTACGCCGCGGCCCAGCTGGCGAACCTGGTCTACGGCGGGTTCTTCTCCTCACGCCTGGTGGAGAACATCCGGGAGGACAAGGGCTACACCTACTCCGCCCACTCCTCGCTGGAGTTCTGGCCCGGCCGGGCGGCGATCACCGTCGGCTTCGACACCAACACCGCGTCGACCGCCGCCGCGCTGCTGGAGACCCGTTACGAGCTCGGACGTCTCGCGCTGACCCCGCCGACGGCTGCCGAGGTGGAGGCGGCCCGGAACTACGCCCTGGGCACACTGGCCACGTCGCTGTCCACCCAGGCGGGTCTGGCGTCCACGCTGTCCGCGCTCGCCGGTCACGGCCTGGACATCACCTGGCTCCGGGAGCACCCGGCCCGCCTGCGGGCGGTCGGCGTCGACGACGTGACCGCCGCCGCGGCGCGGGTGCTCGCACCGAGCAACTTCACCGGCGTGGTGCTGGGTGACGCCGATGCCGTCGGTTCGGCGCTGGACCGGATCGGGGGAGTGGTGCGCGCATGACGGGGCTGCCCGGGTGGTTCCCGATCGAGGTGCCGCTGCTGTCCAGGGGGACCGCGGACCGCTCCGAGGACCTGCGGGACGCCGACCGGTCGCGGGCCGGATGGGCGACCGCCTCGGTGCTGGTGGTCGACGACAAGGGCAGGGTCGGCACCGTCACGACCGGCGACGGCCGGGTGGAGCTGGCGTTGCTGCCCGCTGCCGGTCTCGGTGAGGTGCCCCCGGCGGGGGCGGTGCTGCTCGGCCGGGTCACCCGCGCCGGAACCGAAGGGGCGCACGACGTCTGGGCGCTCTCCGGTGATCTCGACGACACCGTCGCCGACGGTGCGGCCGGCCTGCGTGAGCTCGGTGCGGCACTCGACGACACCGATGCCGGGCTGCTGACCGCCGCGGTCTCGGTGCTCGGCTGGCACCGCGCCGGGCGGTTCTGCCCGCGCTGCGGGGAGCCCAGCGAGCCTCGGTCCGCCGGCTGGTCCCGGCACTGCCCCAACGGGCACGAGGAGTTCCCGCGTACCGACCCCGCGGTCATCGTGCTGGTGCACGACGGCGCGGACCGGATGGTGCTGGCCCGGCAACCGATCTGGCCGGCCGGGCGGTACTCGGTGCTGGCCGGGTTCGTGGAGGGTGGCGAGTCGTTGGAGGCGACCGTGCTGCGCGAGATCGAGGAGGAGGTCGGCCTGGTCGTCGAGGACATCACCTACCTCGGCTCGCAGCCGTGGCCGTTCCCCCGGTCGCTGATGCTCGGCTTCTCCGCCCGCGCCGATCCCGGTGATCCGCTGCGGCCGCGCGACGGCGAGATCGAGGAGGCGATGTGGGTGGACCGGGCGACCGTCCGGGCCGCCCTGGCCGGCGGCGACGACTGGACCGCCCCGGACGACCCCCGGGCCACCGGTCCGGGCATCCTGCTGCCCGGTGAGGTCTCCATCGCCCGCCGGATGATCGAGGGCTGGGCCGCGCTCGACACCCCGTGAGCCGCTCGGTGCCCGACCGGGTTGTCCACATCTCCCGCGGCGCAGCACCGGCCCGTCGTACATCCGTGCGAAACTGGACGACGTGACGGTGGACCTGCTGGCGGGACTGGACGACGGGCAACGGGCGGCGGTGCTCGCGCCCTCGGGGCCGGTCTGCGTGCTCGCCGGCGCCGGTACCGGCAAGACCCGCACCATCACCCACCGCATCGCGCACCTGGTGGCGACCGGTGCGCACCCGGTGTCGGAGATCCTCGCGGTCACCTTCACCACCCGGGCGGCGGGGGAGATGCGGATCCGGCTGCGCGATCTGGGCGTGCCCGGTGTGCAGGCCCGCACCTTCCACTCGGCCGCGCTCAAGCAGCTGCGGTACTTCTGGCCCCGTGCGGTCGGCGGCCAGCTCTGGCCGGTGGTGGAGAACAAGCTGCGGCTGGTCGCCGCCGCCGCCCGCCGGGCCAATGCCGGCACCGACGCCGCGACCCTGCGGGACCTGGCGTCCGAGATCGAATGGTCCAAGGCCTGCCTGATCACCCCGGACACCTATGTGGCGGAGGTGGCGCGCCGCCGTCGTGACACCCCCGTCGCCGCCGACCTGGTCGGGAAGGTGTTCGCGAACTACGAGAAGGCCCGGGTGCAGTCCGAGCAGCTCGACTTCGACGACCTGCTGCTGCACACCTGCGCCGTGCTGGAGGAGGACGAGGACGTGGCCCGGGAGTTCCGGGCCCGGTACCGCTGCTTCGTCGTCGACGAGTACCAGGACGTCACCCCGCTGCAGCAGCGGCTGCTCGGCGCCTGGCTCGGCGGGCGCGACCAGCTGACCGTGGTCGGTGATGCGAACCAGACCATCTACTCCTTCGCCGGTGCCTCGCCGACCCACCTGCTCGACTTCGACCGCACCTACCCGAACGCCACCATCGTCCGGCTGGAGCGGGACTACCGGTCGACGCCGCAGGTGGTGACCCTGGCGAACCGGGTGATCGCTGCGGCCCAGGGACAGTCCGCCCGGCTCCGGCTCAAGCTCACCGCCGTGCTGCCGCCCGGCCCGGAGGCGACCTTCACCGAGCTGCCCGACGAGCCGGCCGAGGCGCGCAACGTCGCCGAGAAGGCCGCCGCACTCATCGCCGCCGGGCAGCCGGCATCCGGCATCGCCGTCCTCTATCGGATCAACGCGCAGTCCGAGGTCTACGAGAAGGCGCTGTCCGACGCCGGCGTGCCCTATCTGATCCGCGGCGGCGAGCGCTTCTTCGCCCGGCCCGAGGTGCGGCAGGCGCTCACCGCGCTGCGCCGCGCGTCGGTGGCGGCCGACGGCGGACTGCCCGAGGGCCGCACCCTGGTCGACGTGGTCCGTGCCGTGCTGGCCGATGTCGGTCTGACGGAGGAGCCACCGGCCGCCGGTGCCCTGCGGGACCGGTGGGAGTCCCTGCTGGCCCTGGTCGGGGTCGCCGAGGACCTGGCCGCCCTGGAGAGCACCGTCCCGGCCGACCTGGGCGCGCTGGTGGCCGAGCTGGAGCAGCGGGCCGAGGCGCAGCACGCACCGTCGGTGGAGGGCGTCACGCTGGCGTCGCTGCACGCGGCCAAGGGGCTGGAGTGGGACGTGGTGTTCCTGGTCGGGCTGACCGACGGCACCCTGCCCATCCAGCACGCCGAGTCGCCGGAGGAGATCGAGGAGGAGCGCCGGCTGCTCTACGTCGGGATCACCCGGGCCCGCACCCGACTCGCGCTGTCCTGGGCGCTGTCCCGTGCGGAGGGTGGCCGGCGAACCCGACGGCGCAGCCGCTTCCTGACCGGGCTGGCGCCGGAGGGCCTGGCCGGTGCGACCCGCGCCCGGCCCGGGCAGAGCCGCTGCCGGATGTGCAACGGGGTGCTCACCGCGCCGGCCGAGATCAAGATCGGGCGGTGCGAGAACTGCCCGTCCACCGCGGATCCGGCACTGGTGGACGCACTG
This region of Nakamurella alba genomic DNA includes:
- a CDS encoding M16 family metallopeptidase gives rise to the protein MPTAEHPVSRLRLDNGLRVVLAPDRTSGVVGVAVHYDVGFRSEPEGRTGFAHLFEHLMFQGSESLPKLEHFRLVQSSGGIFNGSTHTDYTDYFEVLPAAALERGLFLEADRMRAPRITAENLANQVDVVSEEIRLNVLNRPYGGFSWIYLPPLLFSTFANAHNGYGDFVDLQAATVADCADFFEKYYTPANAVLTVCGDFDPDEAADLVQQHFSDVPYRPAPVRPSFDEPVPDGVIKGQHPDPLAPLPAFAVGWRLPDPVADLDSYLATVLLGQLLSDGESSRLQSTVVAEAGLATEIWSGPGLMGGPFDARDPDIFVLGALHPAEVDGETVREAAYEQLAAVAQDGPTEEEMTSAVARFSAGHFRESDSISARTRSLGSFELLHGRAELLNEIPAMIAALPPEAIRDAAAHLDPGRCAILEVIPGADR
- a CDS encoding M16 family metallopeptidase, whose product is MPPRSRTPRTRTPKPGSRSAEQIAVTATGPRPVPALRTTPTRRPPAYRTAVLDNGLQVLAVRKPGTPLAELRLRVPFGNRTHVQAARAELLAATLLLGTGSRSRERVDADLATVGGHLGTGLDPQRLVISGSVLAPGLPLLLDVLADSLTDPAFHKRDVAGERERLLEHLAVSGSQPSVVARMLLQERRFGDHPAAWDMPDPQLVAALTPAAVRERHRNGVVPRGSILVLVGDLSPAKAIEQAATALAGWTSRGTARPLTTPPWIDAGPVQLHHRENAVQTQIRLTAPAVPRTDPGYAAAQLANLVYGGFFSSRLVENIREDKGYTYSAHSSLEFWPGRAAITVGFDTNTASTAAALLETRYELGRLALTPPTAAEVEAARNYALGTLATSLSTQAGLASTLSALAGHGLDITWLREHPARLRAVGVDDVTAAAARVLAPSNFTGVVLGDADAVGSALDRIGGVVRA
- the nudC gene encoding NAD(+) diphosphatase; this translates as MTGLPGWFPIEVPLLSRGTADRSEDLRDADRSRAGWATASVLVVDDKGRVGTVTTGDGRVELALLPAAGLGEVPPAGAVLLGRVTRAGTEGAHDVWALSGDLDDTVADGAAGLRELGAALDDTDAGLLTAAVSVLGWHRAGRFCPRCGEPSEPRSAGWSRHCPNGHEEFPRTDPAVIVLVHDGADRMVLARQPIWPAGRYSVLAGFVEGGESLEATVLREIEEEVGLVVEDITYLGSQPWPFPRSLMLGFSARADPGDPLRPRDGEIEEAMWVDRATVRAALAGGDDWTAPDDPRATGPGILLPGEVSIARRMIEGWAALDTP
- a CDS encoding ATP-dependent DNA helicase UvrD2, which encodes MTVDLLAGLDDGQRAAVLAPSGPVCVLAGAGTGKTRTITHRIAHLVATGAHPVSEILAVTFTTRAAGEMRIRLRDLGVPGVQARTFHSAALKQLRYFWPRAVGGQLWPVVENKLRLVAAAARRANAGTDAATLRDLASEIEWSKACLITPDTYVAEVARRRRDTPVAADLVGKVFANYEKARVQSEQLDFDDLLLHTCAVLEEDEDVAREFRARYRCFVVDEYQDVTPLQQRLLGAWLGGRDQLTVVGDANQTIYSFAGASPTHLLDFDRTYPNATIVRLERDYRSTPQVVTLANRVIAAAQGQSARLRLKLTAVLPPGPEATFTELPDEPAEARNVAEKAAALIAAGQPASGIAVLYRINAQSEVYEKALSDAGVPYLIRGGERFFARPEVRQALTALRRASVAADGGLPEGRTLVDVVRAVLADVGLTEEPPAAGALRDRWESLLALVGVAEDLAALESTVPADLGALVAELEQRAEAQHAPSVEGVTLASLHAAKGLEWDVVFLVGLTDGTLPIQHAESPEEIEEERRLLYVGITRARTRLALSWALSRAEGGRRTRRRSRFLTGLAPEGLAGATRARPGQSRCRMCNGVLTAPAEIKIGRCENCPSTADPALVDALRAWRKDRSAASSVPAYVVFSDATLLAIAERRPADGAALLAIPGIGRTKLDTYGSEVLGIISAS